A window from Peromyscus eremicus chromosome 1, PerEre_H2_v1, whole genome shotgun sequence encodes these proteins:
- the Zfp82 gene encoding zinc finger protein 82 homolog isoform X1 — protein sequence MARVSVTFSDVSIAFSREEWEYLDLSQRGLYKDVMMENYHNGASLGYFISKPDVISLLEQGKEPWKVVRRRRRNPDLETKDETNQLSSENGIYEMNLSQWKIMEKIGNSSLKGLILKSEWESKRKHESQEGSQEGYLRQMKITSEKMSSYQKRTSATPRQRIHFVEKPYECNECGKAFRVRQQLTFHHRIHTGEKPYECKECGMAFRQTAHLTRHQRLHSGEKLYECKECGEAFIYGPDLRAHQRIHPGEKPYACKECGKAFRVRGQLTLHQRIHTGEKPYVCKECGKAFRQYAHLTRHQKLNIADRLYECKECGKDFLCGSGLRVHYKLHTGEKPYECKDCGKAFRVRQQLTLHQRIHTGEKPYECNECGKTFSRGYHLILHHRIHTGEKPYECKDCWKAFSRYSQLVSHQSIHIGVKPYDCKECGKAFRLLSQLTQHQSIHAGQKPYTCKECGKSFRLRQKLTLHQSIHTGEKPFECKECRKVFRLNSSLIQHLRIHSGEKPYECKECKKAFRQHSHLTHHLKIHSVKV from the exons ATGGCCCGT GTATCAGTGACGTTCAGTGATGTGTCCATAGCCTTCTCTCGGGAAGAGTGGGAGTACCTGGACCTGTCTCAGAGGGGTTTGTACAAAGACGTGATGATGGAGAACTACCACAATGGGGCCTCACTAG GCTACTTCATTTCTAAACCAGATGTGATTTCCTTGCTGGAGCAAGGGAAGGAGCCCTGGAAGGTTGTGAGGAGGAGAAGACGAAACCCAG ATTTGGAAACTAAGGATGAGACCAATCAGTTATCCTCAGAAAACGGCATTTATGAAATGAATTTATCCCAATGGAAGATAATGGAAAAAATTGGGAACAGTAGTCTGAAGGgccttattttaaaaagtgaatgggagtccaaaagaaaacatgaaagccAAGAGGGATCTCAGGAGGGATATCTCAGACAAATGAAAATCACATCTGAAAAAATGTCCTCTTACCAAAAGCGCACATCTGCTACTCCACGTCAGAGAATCCATTTTgtggagaaaccctatgaatgtaatgaatgtgggaaGGCATTTAGAGTCCGCCAACAGCTTACTTTTCATCATAGAATTCATACTGgcgagaaaccctatgaatgtaaggaatgtgggatGGCTTTTAGGCAGACTGCACACCTTACCAGACATCAGAGACTTCATTCTGGTGAAAAACTGTATGAGTGTAAGGAGTGTGGGGAAGCATTCATATATGGCCCAGACCTGAGAGCACATCAAAGAATTCATCCCGGTGAGAAGCCCTACGCATGTaaagaatgtgggaaagccttcagggTACGGGGACAACTTACTCTCCATCAGAGGATCCACACTGGTGAGAAGCCCTATGTGTGTAAAGAATGTGGGAAGGCCTTCAGGCAGTATGCACACCTTACTCGACATCAGAAACTTAATATCGCTGACAGACTCTATGAGTGTAAAGAGTGTGGGAAAGACTTTTTGTGTGGCTCTGGCCTTAGAGTACATTACAAACTTCATACTGGTGAGAAGCCTTATGAATGTAAGGACTGTGGGAAGGCCTTTAGAGTTCGACAACAACTAACACtgcatcagagaattcatactggtgagaagccctatgaatgtaacgAATGTGGGAAGACCTTTAGTCGGGGCTATCATCTTATTCTCCATCACAGAATACACACGGGTGAAAAGCCTTATGAATGCAAGGACTGCTGGAAGGCGTTCAGTCGGTACTCACAGCTTGTTTCACATCAGAGTATTCATATCGGTGTCAAGCCCTACGACTGTAaagagtgtgggaaagccttcagacTACTCTCACAGCTCACACAGCATCAGAGTATCCATGCTGGCCAGAAGCCCTACACATGTAAGGAGTGCGGGAAGTCTTTTAGGTTGCGGCAGAAACTTACTCTACACCAGAGCATTCACACTGGTGAAAAGCCCTTTGAGTGTAAGGAATGTAGGAAGGTCTTTCGACTTAATTCATCTCTTATCCAACATCTGAGAATTCATtctggtgagaaaccctatgagtgtaaAGAATGTAAGAAGGCCTTTAGACAGCACTCACACCTCACCCATCATCTGAAGATTCATAGTGTCAAAGTGTAA